A portion of the Punica granatum isolate Tunisia-2019 chromosome 7, ASM765513v2, whole genome shotgun sequence genome contains these proteins:
- the LOC116215687 gene encoding uncharacterized protein LOC116215687 isoform X2: protein MADTTSSGGKSSVYVTALDGLVHVNSLFSGVVFLGLSFSSSSSSSSSTSSTCTVDETTVKRLVLFEITSFSCFLFSTMVAYALKLALHLLHCKGHGSGPSTASIHSWVLRFGVMLIAFSSWLGGDSRGQGWKYGSGFVDGVFPVLNPIAKQIVEFMKEERDADRVYAFLDQIPATHTSWDDIVNVAIYLRLSKLWDPIALVRGFSFQPSLGWLFLGIKKKKFGCRSVLACLDRVPFSFGAGLNLEFSGFPFGSRVPRQHLMDTSTKLTALTPR, encoded by the exons ATGGCAGA CACGACGAGTAGTGGTGGGAAGTCAAGCGTGTATGTCACGGCCCTAGACGGCCTCGTCCACGTCAACTCCCTCTTCAGCGGGGTGGTCTTCCTCGGCCTCTCCTTCAGCAGCagctcttcctcctcctcgagCACATCCTCCACCTGCACTGTCGACGAAACCACTGTCAAGCGGCTGGTGTTGTTCGAGATCACGTCCTTCAGctgcttcctcttctccacCATGGTCGCATACGCGCTCAAGCTCGCCCTCCACCTCCTCCACTGCAAGGGCCACGGATCTGGTCCTTCCACTGCAAGCATCCACTCTTGGGTCCTCAGGTTCGGGGTGATGCTCATCGCCTTCTCCTCTTGGCTCGG GGGAGACTCGCGAGGGCAAGGGTGGAAGTACGGGTCAGGGTTTGTGGATGGGGTGTTCCCCGTGCTTAACCCAATTGCTAAGCAGATTGTCGAGTTCATGAAGGAGGAAAGAGATGCCGACAGAGTTTATGCATTTCTTGATCAGATTCCCGCCACTCACACATCCTGGGATGATATCGTCAATGTCGCCATTTATCTTCGCTTGAGCAAACTCTGGGACCCGATTGCGTTGGTGAGaggattttcttttcaacctTCGCTGGGCTGGTTGTTCTTGgggataaagaaaaaaaagtttggcTGCCGAAGCGTGCTTGCATGTCTCGATCGGGTTCCTTTTTCCTTCGGAGCCGGGTTGAATCTCGAGTTTTCGGGTTTTCCATTCGGGTCAAgggtgccacgtcagcatttaATGGACACGTCGACGAAACTGACGGCGTTGACCCCACGCTGA
- the LOC116215687 gene encoding uncharacterized protein LOC116215687 isoform X4: protein MADYGSTTSSGGKSSVYVTALDGLVHVNSLFSGVVFLGLSFSSSSSSSSSTSSTCTVDETTVKRLVLFEITSFSCFLFSTMVAYALKLALHLLHCKGHGSGPSTASIHSWVLRFGVMLIAFSSWLG from the exons ATGGCAGA TTATGGCAGCACGACGAGTAGTGGTGGGAAGTCAAGCGTGTATGTCACGGCCCTAGACGGCCTCGTCCACGTCAACTCCCTCTTCAGCGGGGTGGTCTTCCTCGGCCTCTCCTTCAGCAGCagctcttcctcctcctcgagCACATCCTCCACCTGCACTGTCGACGAAACCACTGTCAAGCGGCTGGTGTTGTTCGAGATCACGTCCTTCAGctgcttcctcttctccacCATGGTCGCATACGCGCTCAAGCTCGCCCTCCACCTCCTCCACTGCAAGGGCCACGGATCTGGTCCTTCCACTGCAAGCATCCACTCTTGGGTCCTCAGGTTCGGGGTGATGCTCATCGCCTTCTCCTCTTGGCTCGG GTGA
- the LOC116215687 gene encoding uncharacterized protein LOC116215687 isoform X1, translating to MADYGSTTSSGGKSSVYVTALDGLVHVNSLFSGVVFLGLSFSSSSSSSSSTSSTCTVDETTVKRLVLFEITSFSCFLFSTMVAYALKLALHLLHCKGHGSGPSTASIHSWVLRFGVMLIAFSSWLGGDSRGQGWKYGSGFVDGVFPVLNPIAKQIVEFMKEERDADRVYAFLDQIPATHTSWDDIVNVAIYLRLSKLWDPIALVRGFSFQPSLGWLFLGIKKKKFGCRSVLACLDRVPFSFGAGLNLEFSGFPFGSRVPRQHLMDTSTKLTALTPR from the exons ATGGCAGA TTATGGCAGCACGACGAGTAGTGGTGGGAAGTCAAGCGTGTATGTCACGGCCCTAGACGGCCTCGTCCACGTCAACTCCCTCTTCAGCGGGGTGGTCTTCCTCGGCCTCTCCTTCAGCAGCagctcttcctcctcctcgagCACATCCTCCACCTGCACTGTCGACGAAACCACTGTCAAGCGGCTGGTGTTGTTCGAGATCACGTCCTTCAGctgcttcctcttctccacCATGGTCGCATACGCGCTCAAGCTCGCCCTCCACCTCCTCCACTGCAAGGGCCACGGATCTGGTCCTTCCACTGCAAGCATCCACTCTTGGGTCCTCAGGTTCGGGGTGATGCTCATCGCCTTCTCCTCTTGGCTCGG GGGAGACTCGCGAGGGCAAGGGTGGAAGTACGGGTCAGGGTTTGTGGATGGGGTGTTCCCCGTGCTTAACCCAATTGCTAAGCAGATTGTCGAGTTCATGAAGGAGGAAAGAGATGCCGACAGAGTTTATGCATTTCTTGATCAGATTCCCGCCACTCACACATCCTGGGATGATATCGTCAATGTCGCCATTTATCTTCGCTTGAGCAAACTCTGGGACCCGATTGCGTTGGTGAGaggattttcttttcaacctTCGCTGGGCTGGTTGTTCTTGgggataaagaaaaaaaagtttggcTGCCGAAGCGTGCTTGCATGTCTCGATCGGGTTCCTTTTTCCTTCGGAGCCGGGTTGAATCTCGAGTTTTCGGGTTTTCCATTCGGGTCAAgggtgccacgtcagcatttaATGGACACGTCGACGAAACTGACGGCGTTGACCCCACGCTGA
- the LOC116215687 gene encoding uncharacterized protein LOC116215687 isoform X3 — protein sequence MADYGSTTSSGGKSSVYVTALDGLVHVNSLFSGVVFLGLSFSSSSSSSSSTSSTCTVDETTVKRLVLFEITSFSCFLFSTMVAYALKLALHLLHCKGHGSGPSTASIHSWVLRFGVMLIAFSSWLGVSSSTDVQTLKKMQMDEKFFGDPTSPCGMRKNQLE from the exons ATGGCAGA TTATGGCAGCACGACGAGTAGTGGTGGGAAGTCAAGCGTGTATGTCACGGCCCTAGACGGCCTCGTCCACGTCAACTCCCTCTTCAGCGGGGTGGTCTTCCTCGGCCTCTCCTTCAGCAGCagctcttcctcctcctcgagCACATCCTCCACCTGCACTGTCGACGAAACCACTGTCAAGCGGCTGGTGTTGTTCGAGATCACGTCCTTCAGctgcttcctcttctccacCATGGTCGCATACGCGCTCAAGCTCGCCCTCCACCTCCTCCACTGCAAGGGCCACGGATCTGGTCCTTCCACTGCAAGCATCCACTCTTGGGTCCTCAGGTTCGGGGTGATGCTCATCGCCTTCTCCTCTTGGCTCGG AGTTTCTTCTTCAACTGATGTCCAAACACTTAAGAAGATGCAAATGGATGAGAAATTCTTCGGTGATCCTACCTCACCATGTGGCATGAGGAAAAACCAATTAGAATAA
- the LOC116213533 gene encoding dual specificity protein phosphatase PHS1 isoform X3, protein MSREQKRDELPLQLQLQDREEDREAELGSEEPETPVPLTVTSRLLYMLGDITAGSAYRFNQWLELVRKRSSTHYRASGFPHRPHHHHHLHDTMPSSSSSPPCEAVPAADPRSNSLPTPEEQCPDISLWERLGKAAPLDIESTSFSWNTLSSLHHTEHSTSTEHSEDEMNKALEVTVNSGGVVFFALFSSLPAVASALPREAVAVIKISSSRMATQSERLGYEFAKWLGVRTPQARVVHNSSAEWQQIKEAAEKAREAAVAEGDEIGEITCTELLEALELSRCLLLMSYVHGSPLLESSVAFESRETAEKTAAAIGRILMLDLVIRNEDRLPCRQLHWRGNPANLLLAEKMTSVGADALEEAFDSAIQRYRPRVIRALQKERRATSVDSRMSSHKSGLVQQSSDLSDIMESPKSSNLSQQSDISSECATSDIHIVAIDTGVPRRPPAGKRANDQTNYPKVVELLLNSAEYSMYLLYEITGGKLGSPAVNDNESADDIQVADITSVVHEFRSGFRAALRDLQGFYIFLLTLHQKLDSLLRSFLSIVNRTYAGEFEKEELGAPESPSQVIMGSCPSAQSKDRIPNENQVDLMDSELQRTAPRSSSGNKESSDSGSPLSRENWHGKRSGEQLRSLRLTTKLRDFHKFAKVDAESSKDLEQWNEMLKNEAVTLCHENNFNTGFFEGSDNNSVVDAYELKVRLEHILERIALISEAANTEKPSSITNSLFIGGALAARSVFTLQNLGITHVLCLCSNEIGQSDSQYPDLFKYKNFSISDDEDTNIGSVFEEACDFIDYVEQTGGKVLVHCFEGKSRSATLVIAYLMLRKNFTLLEAWNALKRVHRRAQPNDGFARILLDLDKKLHGKVSMEWHQRKPSMKVCPICGKNAGLSSSSLKLHLQKAHKKLSSGSVDSAMTMEIQKALNALKISRSGSVSPTQRRALMDT, encoded by the exons ATGTCGAGAGAGCAAAAGAGAGACGAACTTCCATTACAGCTCCAG TTGCAGGACAGGGAAGAGGACAGAGAAGCGGAGCTGGGATCTGAGGAACCTGAAACCCCCGTACCCCTCACCGTCACTTCCCGG TTACTCTATATGTTGGGGGATATAACGGCAGGGTCGGCCTATAGATTCAATCAGTGGCTGGAGCTAGTCCGCAAGCGTAGCAGCACGCATTATCGTGCCTCTGGCTTCCCTCACCGCcctcaccaccaccaccacctccatGATACTATGCCTTCCTCCTCATCCTCTCCTCCCTG TGAAGCAGTTCCAGCTGCTGACCCCAGAAGCAATAGTCTGCCCACTCCTGAGGAACAATGTCCCGATATTAGCCTGTGGGAGAGGTTGGGAAAAGCTGCCCCCTTGGATATTGAGTCCACTTCTTTCTCCTGGAACACGCTCTCTTCCCTTCACCACACTGAACACAGTACCAGCACCGAACATTCTGAGGATGAAATGAACAAAGCTCTAGAGGTGACTGTAAATTCTGGAGGTGTTGTTTTCTTTGCGCTCTTCAGCAGTCTCCCTGCAGTTGCTAGTGCTCTCCCAAGGGAAGCAGTAGCTGTCATAAAGATATCATCATCGAGGATGGCCACACAATCTGAACGCCTCGGCTATGAGTTTGCCAAGTGGCTTGGTGTCCGAACTCCACAG GCTAGAGTGGTTCATAATTCTAGTGCAGAATGGCAGCAAATAAAAGAAGCTGCAGAGAAAGCAAGAGAGGCAGCTGTTGCGGAGGGAGATGAAATTGGTGAAATAACATGTACTGAACTTCTTGAAGCTCTCGAACTCAGTCGCTGCCTTCTTCTGATGAG TTACGTACATGGATCTCCATTATTGGAGAGCTCAGTGGCATTTGAGTCACGGGAAACTGCAGAGAAGACTGCTGCAGCTATTGGCAGGATCTTGATGTTGGACCTTGTCATCAGAAATGAAGATAGGCTACCTTGCCGTCAACTTCATTGGCGTGGCAATCCTGCCAATCTTTTGTTGGCTGAGAAGATGACCTCCGTTGGTGCTGATGCTCTGGAGGAGGCATTTGATTCTGCTATTCAGCGGTACAGACCGAGAGTTATTAGAGCTCTTCAAAAGGAAAGGAGGGCAACTTCAGTGGACAGTCGAATGAGCTCTCATAAGTCTGGATTGGTACAACAATCATCTGACCTCTCCGATATCATGGAGTCACCAAAATCTAGCAACTTAAGCCAACAAAGTGATATATCTAGTGAGTGTGCAACATCCGATATTCATATTGTGGCAATTGACACTGGCGTTCCACGTCGGCCTCCTGCAGGAAAACGTGCAAATGACCAAACAAATTATCCAAAAGTGGTTGAGTTGCTGCTGAACAGCGCCGAGTATTCAATGTACTTACTATATGAAATAACAGGTGGCAAGTTGGGTTCTCCTGCAGTGAATGACAATGAAAGTGCCGATGATATACAGGTAGCTGATATTACTTCTGTTGTCCATGAGTTTCGCAGCGGATTCCGAGCTGCTCTGAGAGACCTTCAAGgcttctatatatttttactcACGCTTCACCAAAAATTGGACTCCCTATTGCGGTCATTTCTGAGCATTGTAAATAGAACATATGCTGGGGAATTTGAAAAGGAGGAACTTGGAGCTCCAGAGTCACCTTCACAGGTTATTATGGGTTCTTGCCCCTCAGCACAGAGTAAGGACCGCATTCCTAATGAGAACCAAGTAGATTTGATGGATTCAGAGTTACAAAGAACAGCTCCAAGATCATCCTCGGGGAATAAGGAAAGCTCAGACTCTGGTTCTCCTCTCTCGCGAGAAAATTGGCATGGAAAACGAAGTGGGGAGCAACTACGTAGCTTGCGCTTGACAACAAAGCTCCGCGATTTTCATAAGTTTGCAAAG GTTGATGCTGAATCAAGTAAAGATTTGGAGCAGTGGAATGAGATGCTAAAAAATGAGGCCGTAACACTCTgtcatgaaaataatttcaatacaGGTTTCTTTGAGGGAAGTGATAACAACAGTGTCGTTGATGCGTATGAACTGAAG GTTAGGCTTGAGCACATTCTTGAGAGGATAGCATTAATATCGGAAGCAGCAAACACAGAGAAGCCATCTTCAATTACAAATAGCCTGTTTATTGGTGGTGCACTGGCTGCGAGATCTGTTTTCACACTCCAAAATTTAGGCATAACTCACGTGTTGTGCCTATGCTCCAATGAAATTGGTCAATCGGATTCACAATATCCTGATCTTTTTAAGTACAAAAATTTTTCA ATCAGCGATGATGAAGACACGAACATCGGCAGCGTCTTTGAGGAAGCATGTGATTTTATTGATTATGTCGAGCAGACTGGTGGGAAAGTTCTAGTTCATTGCTTTGAAGGCAAAAGCAGGAGTGCCACGCTGGTGATTGCATACTTGATGCTCCGGAA GAATTTTACTCTACTAGAAGCGTGGAATGCCCTCAAACGGGTGCACCGGCGGGCCCAGCCTAATGATGGGTTCGCAAGAATCCTTTTGGACCTTGACAAGAAGTTGCACGGGAAGGTCTCCATGGAATGGCATCAGCGGAAGCCATCAATGAAGGTTTGCCCCATATGTGGGAAGAACGCTGGGCTGAGCAGTAGCTCACTCAAGCTCCATTTGCAGAAAGCTCACAAGAAGCTATCGTCAGGCAGCGTGGACAGCGCAATGACCATGGAAATACAGAAGGCCTTGAACGCTCTCAAAATAAGCCGAAGTGGAAGCGTCAGCCCCACTCAGAGACGCGCGCTGATGGACACATGA
- the LOC116213533 gene encoding dual specificity protein phosphatase PHS1 isoform X2 yields MSREQKRDELPLQLQLQDREEDREAELGSEEPETPVPLTVTSRLLYMLGDITAGSAYRFNQWLELVRKRSSTHYRASGFPHRPHHHHHLHDTMPSSSSSPPCEAVPAADPRSNSLPTPEEQCPDISLWERLGKAAPLDIESTSFSWNTLSSLHHTEHSTSTEHSEDEMNKALEVTVNSGGVVFFALFSSLPAVASALPREAVAVIKISSSRMATQSERLGYEFAKWLGVRTPQARVVHNSSAEWQQIKEAAEKAREAAVAEGDEIGEITCTELLEALELSRCLLLMSYVHGSPLLESSVAFESRETAEKTAAAIGRILMLDLVIRNEDRLPCRQLHWRGNPANLLLAEKMTSVGADALEEAFDSAIQRYRPRVIRALQKERRATSVDSRMSSHKSGLVQQSSDLSDIMESPKSSNLSQQSDISSECATSDIHIVAIDTGVPRRPPAGKRANDQTNYPKVVELLLNSAEYSMYLLYEITGGKLGSPAVNDNESADDIQVADITSVVHEFRSGFRAALRDLQGFYIFLLTLHQKLDSLLRSFLSIVNRTYAGEFEKEELGAPESPSQVIMGSCPSAQSKDRIPNENQVDLMDSELQRTAPRSSSGNKESSDSGSPLSRENWHGKRSGEQLRSLRLTTKLRDFHKFAKVDAESSKDLEQWNEMLKNEAVTLCHENNFNTGFFEGSDNNSVVDAYELKISDDEDTNIGSVFEEACDFIDYVEQTGGKVLVHCFEGKSRSATLVIAYLMLRKNFTLLEAWNALKRVHRRAQPNDGFARILLDLDKKLHGKVSMEWHQRKPSMKVCPICGKNAGLSSSSLKLHLQKAHKKLSSGSVDSAMTMEIQKALNALKISRSGSVSPTQRRALMDT; encoded by the exons ATGTCGAGAGAGCAAAAGAGAGACGAACTTCCATTACAGCTCCAG TTGCAGGACAGGGAAGAGGACAGAGAAGCGGAGCTGGGATCTGAGGAACCTGAAACCCCCGTACCCCTCACCGTCACTTCCCGG TTACTCTATATGTTGGGGGATATAACGGCAGGGTCGGCCTATAGATTCAATCAGTGGCTGGAGCTAGTCCGCAAGCGTAGCAGCACGCATTATCGTGCCTCTGGCTTCCCTCACCGCcctcaccaccaccaccacctccatGATACTATGCCTTCCTCCTCATCCTCTCCTCCCTG TGAAGCAGTTCCAGCTGCTGACCCCAGAAGCAATAGTCTGCCCACTCCTGAGGAACAATGTCCCGATATTAGCCTGTGGGAGAGGTTGGGAAAAGCTGCCCCCTTGGATATTGAGTCCACTTCTTTCTCCTGGAACACGCTCTCTTCCCTTCACCACACTGAACACAGTACCAGCACCGAACATTCTGAGGATGAAATGAACAAAGCTCTAGAGGTGACTGTAAATTCTGGAGGTGTTGTTTTCTTTGCGCTCTTCAGCAGTCTCCCTGCAGTTGCTAGTGCTCTCCCAAGGGAAGCAGTAGCTGTCATAAAGATATCATCATCGAGGATGGCCACACAATCTGAACGCCTCGGCTATGAGTTTGCCAAGTGGCTTGGTGTCCGAACTCCACAG GCTAGAGTGGTTCATAATTCTAGTGCAGAATGGCAGCAAATAAAAGAAGCTGCAGAGAAAGCAAGAGAGGCAGCTGTTGCGGAGGGAGATGAAATTGGTGAAATAACATGTACTGAACTTCTTGAAGCTCTCGAACTCAGTCGCTGCCTTCTTCTGATGAG TTACGTACATGGATCTCCATTATTGGAGAGCTCAGTGGCATTTGAGTCACGGGAAACTGCAGAGAAGACTGCTGCAGCTATTGGCAGGATCTTGATGTTGGACCTTGTCATCAGAAATGAAGATAGGCTACCTTGCCGTCAACTTCATTGGCGTGGCAATCCTGCCAATCTTTTGTTGGCTGAGAAGATGACCTCCGTTGGTGCTGATGCTCTGGAGGAGGCATTTGATTCTGCTATTCAGCGGTACAGACCGAGAGTTATTAGAGCTCTTCAAAAGGAAAGGAGGGCAACTTCAGTGGACAGTCGAATGAGCTCTCATAAGTCTGGATTGGTACAACAATCATCTGACCTCTCCGATATCATGGAGTCACCAAAATCTAGCAACTTAAGCCAACAAAGTGATATATCTAGTGAGTGTGCAACATCCGATATTCATATTGTGGCAATTGACACTGGCGTTCCACGTCGGCCTCCTGCAGGAAAACGTGCAAATGACCAAACAAATTATCCAAAAGTGGTTGAGTTGCTGCTGAACAGCGCCGAGTATTCAATGTACTTACTATATGAAATAACAGGTGGCAAGTTGGGTTCTCCTGCAGTGAATGACAATGAAAGTGCCGATGATATACAGGTAGCTGATATTACTTCTGTTGTCCATGAGTTTCGCAGCGGATTCCGAGCTGCTCTGAGAGACCTTCAAGgcttctatatatttttactcACGCTTCACCAAAAATTGGACTCCCTATTGCGGTCATTTCTGAGCATTGTAAATAGAACATATGCTGGGGAATTTGAAAAGGAGGAACTTGGAGCTCCAGAGTCACCTTCACAGGTTATTATGGGTTCTTGCCCCTCAGCACAGAGTAAGGACCGCATTCCTAATGAGAACCAAGTAGATTTGATGGATTCAGAGTTACAAAGAACAGCTCCAAGATCATCCTCGGGGAATAAGGAAAGCTCAGACTCTGGTTCTCCTCTCTCGCGAGAAAATTGGCATGGAAAACGAAGTGGGGAGCAACTACGTAGCTTGCGCTTGACAACAAAGCTCCGCGATTTTCATAAGTTTGCAAAG GTTGATGCTGAATCAAGTAAAGATTTGGAGCAGTGGAATGAGATGCTAAAAAATGAGGCCGTAACACTCTgtcatgaaaataatttcaatacaGGTTTCTTTGAGGGAAGTGATAACAACAGTGTCGTTGATGCGTATGAACTGAAG ATCAGCGATGATGAAGACACGAACATCGGCAGCGTCTTTGAGGAAGCATGTGATTTTATTGATTATGTCGAGCAGACTGGTGGGAAAGTTCTAGTTCATTGCTTTGAAGGCAAAAGCAGGAGTGCCACGCTGGTGATTGCATACTTGATGCTCCGGAA GAATTTTACTCTACTAGAAGCGTGGAATGCCCTCAAACGGGTGCACCGGCGGGCCCAGCCTAATGATGGGTTCGCAAGAATCCTTTTGGACCTTGACAAGAAGTTGCACGGGAAGGTCTCCATGGAATGGCATCAGCGGAAGCCATCAATGAAGGTTTGCCCCATATGTGGGAAGAACGCTGGGCTGAGCAGTAGCTCACTCAAGCTCCATTTGCAGAAAGCTCACAAGAAGCTATCGTCAGGCAGCGTGGACAGCGCAATGACCATGGAAATACAGAAGGCCTTGAACGCTCTCAAAATAAGCCGAAGTGGAAGCGTCAGCCCCACTCAGAGACGCGCGCTGATGGACACATGA
- the LOC116213533 gene encoding dual specificity protein phosphatase PHS1 isoform X1: MLQDREEDREAELGSEEPETPVPLTVTSRLLYMLGDITAGSAYRFNQWLELVRKRSSTHYRASGFPHRPHHHHHLHDTMPSSSSSPPCEAVPAADPRSNSLPTPEEQCPDISLWERLGKAAPLDIESTSFSWNTLSSLHHTEHSTSTEHSEDEMNKALEVTVNSGGVVFFALFSSLPAVASALPREAVAVIKISSSRMATQSERLGYEFAKWLGVRTPQARVVHNSSAEWQQIKEAAEKAREAAVAEGDEIGEITCTELLEALELSRCLLLMSYVHGSPLLESSVAFESRETAEKTAAAIGRILMLDLVIRNEDRLPCRQLHWRGNPANLLLAEKMTSVGADALEEAFDSAIQRYRPRVIRALQKERRATSVDSRMSSHKSGLVQQSSDLSDIMESPKSSNLSQQSDISSECATSDIHIVAIDTGVPRRPPAGKRANDQTNYPKVVELLLNSAEYSMYLLYEITGGKLGSPAVNDNESADDIQVADITSVVHEFRSGFRAALRDLQGFYIFLLTLHQKLDSLLRSFLSIVNRTYAGEFEKEELGAPESPSQVIMGSCPSAQSKDRIPNENQVDLMDSELQRTAPRSSSGNKESSDSGSPLSRENWHGKRSGEQLRSLRLTTKLRDFHKFAKVDAESSKDLEQWNEMLKNEAVTLCHENNFNTGFFEGSDNNSVVDAYELKVRLEHILERIALISEAANTEKPSSITNSLFIGGALAARSVFTLQNLGITHVLCLCSNEIGQSDSQYPDLFKYKNFSISDDEDTNIGSVFEEACDFIDYVEQTGGKVLVHCFEGKSRSATLVIAYLMLRKNFTLLEAWNALKRVHRRAQPNDGFARILLDLDKKLHGKVSMEWHQRKPSMKVCPICGKNAGLSSSSLKLHLQKAHKKLSSGSVDSAMTMEIQKALNALKISRSGSVSPTQRRALMDT; the protein is encoded by the exons ATG TTGCAGGACAGGGAAGAGGACAGAGAAGCGGAGCTGGGATCTGAGGAACCTGAAACCCCCGTACCCCTCACCGTCACTTCCCGG TTACTCTATATGTTGGGGGATATAACGGCAGGGTCGGCCTATAGATTCAATCAGTGGCTGGAGCTAGTCCGCAAGCGTAGCAGCACGCATTATCGTGCCTCTGGCTTCCCTCACCGCcctcaccaccaccaccacctccatGATACTATGCCTTCCTCCTCATCCTCTCCTCCCTG TGAAGCAGTTCCAGCTGCTGACCCCAGAAGCAATAGTCTGCCCACTCCTGAGGAACAATGTCCCGATATTAGCCTGTGGGAGAGGTTGGGAAAAGCTGCCCCCTTGGATATTGAGTCCACTTCTTTCTCCTGGAACACGCTCTCTTCCCTTCACCACACTGAACACAGTACCAGCACCGAACATTCTGAGGATGAAATGAACAAAGCTCTAGAGGTGACTGTAAATTCTGGAGGTGTTGTTTTCTTTGCGCTCTTCAGCAGTCTCCCTGCAGTTGCTAGTGCTCTCCCAAGGGAAGCAGTAGCTGTCATAAAGATATCATCATCGAGGATGGCCACACAATCTGAACGCCTCGGCTATGAGTTTGCCAAGTGGCTTGGTGTCCGAACTCCACAG GCTAGAGTGGTTCATAATTCTAGTGCAGAATGGCAGCAAATAAAAGAAGCTGCAGAGAAAGCAAGAGAGGCAGCTGTTGCGGAGGGAGATGAAATTGGTGAAATAACATGTACTGAACTTCTTGAAGCTCTCGAACTCAGTCGCTGCCTTCTTCTGATGAG TTACGTACATGGATCTCCATTATTGGAGAGCTCAGTGGCATTTGAGTCACGGGAAACTGCAGAGAAGACTGCTGCAGCTATTGGCAGGATCTTGATGTTGGACCTTGTCATCAGAAATGAAGATAGGCTACCTTGCCGTCAACTTCATTGGCGTGGCAATCCTGCCAATCTTTTGTTGGCTGAGAAGATGACCTCCGTTGGTGCTGATGCTCTGGAGGAGGCATTTGATTCTGCTATTCAGCGGTACAGACCGAGAGTTATTAGAGCTCTTCAAAAGGAAAGGAGGGCAACTTCAGTGGACAGTCGAATGAGCTCTCATAAGTCTGGATTGGTACAACAATCATCTGACCTCTCCGATATCATGGAGTCACCAAAATCTAGCAACTTAAGCCAACAAAGTGATATATCTAGTGAGTGTGCAACATCCGATATTCATATTGTGGCAATTGACACTGGCGTTCCACGTCGGCCTCCTGCAGGAAAACGTGCAAATGACCAAACAAATTATCCAAAAGTGGTTGAGTTGCTGCTGAACAGCGCCGAGTATTCAATGTACTTACTATATGAAATAACAGGTGGCAAGTTGGGTTCTCCTGCAGTGAATGACAATGAAAGTGCCGATGATATACAGGTAGCTGATATTACTTCTGTTGTCCATGAGTTTCGCAGCGGATTCCGAGCTGCTCTGAGAGACCTTCAAGgcttctatatatttttactcACGCTTCACCAAAAATTGGACTCCCTATTGCGGTCATTTCTGAGCATTGTAAATAGAACATATGCTGGGGAATTTGAAAAGGAGGAACTTGGAGCTCCAGAGTCACCTTCACAGGTTATTATGGGTTCTTGCCCCTCAGCACAGAGTAAGGACCGCATTCCTAATGAGAACCAAGTAGATTTGATGGATTCAGAGTTACAAAGAACAGCTCCAAGATCATCCTCGGGGAATAAGGAAAGCTCAGACTCTGGTTCTCCTCTCTCGCGAGAAAATTGGCATGGAAAACGAAGTGGGGAGCAACTACGTAGCTTGCGCTTGACAACAAAGCTCCGCGATTTTCATAAGTTTGCAAAG GTTGATGCTGAATCAAGTAAAGATTTGGAGCAGTGGAATGAGATGCTAAAAAATGAGGCCGTAACACTCTgtcatgaaaataatttcaatacaGGTTTCTTTGAGGGAAGTGATAACAACAGTGTCGTTGATGCGTATGAACTGAAG GTTAGGCTTGAGCACATTCTTGAGAGGATAGCATTAATATCGGAAGCAGCAAACACAGAGAAGCCATCTTCAATTACAAATAGCCTGTTTATTGGTGGTGCACTGGCTGCGAGATCTGTTTTCACACTCCAAAATTTAGGCATAACTCACGTGTTGTGCCTATGCTCCAATGAAATTGGTCAATCGGATTCACAATATCCTGATCTTTTTAAGTACAAAAATTTTTCA ATCAGCGATGATGAAGACACGAACATCGGCAGCGTCTTTGAGGAAGCATGTGATTTTATTGATTATGTCGAGCAGACTGGTGGGAAAGTTCTAGTTCATTGCTTTGAAGGCAAAAGCAGGAGTGCCACGCTGGTGATTGCATACTTGATGCTCCGGAA GAATTTTACTCTACTAGAAGCGTGGAATGCCCTCAAACGGGTGCACCGGCGGGCCCAGCCTAATGATGGGTTCGCAAGAATCCTTTTGGACCTTGACAAGAAGTTGCACGGGAAGGTCTCCATGGAATGGCATCAGCGGAAGCCATCAATGAAGGTTTGCCCCATATGTGGGAAGAACGCTGGGCTGAGCAGTAGCTCACTCAAGCTCCATTTGCAGAAAGCTCACAAGAAGCTATCGTCAGGCAGCGTGGACAGCGCAATGACCATGGAAATACAGAAGGCCTTGAACGCTCTCAAAATAAGCCGAAGTGGAAGCGTCAGCCCCACTCAGAGACGCGCGCTGATGGACACATGA